One window of Myxocyprinus asiaticus isolate MX2 ecotype Aquarium Trade chromosome 4, UBuf_Myxa_2, whole genome shotgun sequence genomic DNA carries:
- the LOC127433454 gene encoding transmembrane protein 127, which translates to MTLALTPAAVCQCFTLVSLCTSIADPNWIQVQNTSDPNKQLIYGVAFTLHAYQNHTDTGPLGGLSGWGMWLLYILAALCYSAVLFSSFCFLLDFLGAAVNHSKLVTSLHISTALNCLAVLGVCVTCLCVIQHNLQHGRRGSLLDRRESSPSVRQKNELQMSPGESLYIEVLGLIFSFMACAFALKGRPEPIPPCLSVEGGDSDTEPLIGGAEQEE; encoded by the exons ATGACCCTGGCATTGACTCCTGCGGCCGTGTGTCAGTGCTTCACTCTCGTTTCACTCTGCACGTCTATTGCCGACCCGAACTGGATCCAAGTCCAGAACACGTCTGATCCAAACAAACAGCTCATCTATGGAGTGGCCTTCACGCTACACGCATATCAGAATCACACGGACACAG GTCCTCTGGGTGGACTGAGCGGATGGGGAATGTGGCTGCTGTACATACTCGCGGCTCTCTGCTACAGCGCTGTCCTGTTTTCCAGTTTCTGCTTCCTGCTGGACTTCCTTGGGGCAGCTGTCAATCACTCAAAGCTGGTGACATCATTGCACATCTCAACAG CTTTAAACTGTCTGGCGGTGCTGGGTGTGTGCGTAACCTGTCTGTGTGTGATCCAACACAACCTGCAGCATGGGAGACGCGGCTCGCTATTGGACCGAAGAGAAAGTAGCCCGTCTGTCAGGCAGAAAAACGAGCTGCAAATGTCTCCAGGAGAAAGCCTGTACATCGAGGTGTTAGGCCTGATCTTCTCATTCATGGCGTGTGCATTTGCCCTCAAGGGTCGCCCGGAACCCATCCCGCCCTGCCTGAGTGTGGAGGGCGGGGATAGTGACACGGAGCCTTTGATTGGTGGAGCAGAGCAGGAGGAGTGA